One window of the Streptomyces sp. ITFR-21 genome contains the following:
- a CDS encoding D-Ala-D-Ala carboxypeptidase family metallohydrolase: MDRRTLLRGTLAAGAGVVLGPVLLSGAAYAYSWSRTLTQGMTGADVTELQIRVAGWATSSPGQTRVGVDGQFGPGTAAAVRLFQSAYGLSSDAAVGPATQAQLNALEQSDGSTAHFDFSEFTDRVSGTFDGGKVSAAAAKENARRAMYKLEALRKKLGNVPITVNSGFRSIAHNASVGGASDSMHLYGTAADLDVPGVANKTVYQKAETCGFSGLETYAVDHQHVDSRADLGRAWWWENGTV; encoded by the coding sequence TTGGACCGTCGCACCCTGCTCCGGGGGACGCTGGCCGCGGGCGCCGGCGTCGTCCTGGGACCGGTGCTGCTCTCCGGCGCGGCGTACGCGTACTCGTGGTCGCGGACCCTCACGCAGGGGATGACCGGCGCCGACGTCACCGAACTCCAGATCAGGGTCGCCGGCTGGGCCACCAGCAGCCCCGGCCAGACGCGGGTGGGCGTCGACGGGCAGTTCGGGCCGGGCACCGCCGCCGCGGTCCGCCTCTTCCAGTCCGCCTACGGGCTGTCGTCCGACGCCGCCGTCGGGCCCGCCACGCAGGCGCAGCTCAACGCCCTGGAGCAGTCCGACGGTTCCACCGCGCACTTCGACTTCAGCGAGTTCACCGACCGCGTCAGCGGCACGTTCGACGGCGGCAAGGTCAGCGCCGCCGCGGCCAAGGAGAACGCCCGCCGGGCGATGTACAAACTGGAGGCGCTCCGCAAGAAGCTGGGCAACGTCCCGATCACCGTCAACTCCGGCTTCCGCAGCATCGCGCACAACGCCTCGGTCGGCGGAGCGAGCGACAGCATGCACCTCTACGGCACCGCCGCCGACCTGGACGTCCCCGGCGTGGCCAACAAGACCGTGTACCAGAAGGCGGAGACCTGCGGCTTCTCCGGCCTGGAGACCTACGCCGTGGACCACCAGCACGTCGACAGCCGGGCGGACCTGGGCCGCGCCTGGTGGTGGGAGAACGGCACCGTCTGA